tccgtaatggccacctcgttctcgttctcgttggtcgttggctatttatgtgccgagcgcatgcgtcgtaccgtggtccaaaatctagccggatctagcacattgagcgggtgctgcgctcgttggtataccggcgcgctcttcgctcctagcatttcgtcatagtccaacagcaaatgtggagccagcaccaaaaacagctgttcagcccaccctggcaggcgacagctggcaaaggctaactgccaacatggtagcccgagatgctcgatgctcatgcgtaagtaggtcgtaaaggagtccgccaacagtgtccacttccacgatcccacttccaacaaataaatttccggacgggttgtaacatttgtcttgtacaccagtaaaacaaaacccctgtcacctatgcggtcgagctcgaacacagttcccggtcctttcagttcgaggttctggatgtgtgtcaatttaggtatgtagaggtggcctacacgtaattttgcgcgcttcgaataattgtaagtccagctcgtgtgcatcccatcggtcgacaggtaaaaacgcttcatgtcgtccggcataaaaacgaaattcttgtattcccaagcccttaaatctgccactgtgcatggtccgttgtcatctgatgtcacgttgctcactcgtggcagctcgttcagtttattcttcagttcacacgtcagttgctccaggtgcaacgacgtatcattacgacggttttcgatcttacggctggccattttcgatgaaatatggtgctgagatgagacacagtggaaaaagcgtctgttgcacacttcagcttgcaaaataatggtttcaacgcatgcctgacttttacttattaattattcctatggatggtttccaatgtgtgctgagatgtgttttcaattcacactgtcattatctaatgtcgtctagtaggcaaacagagatttgccgtgtttctcatgttttcaatttagtgtttcgtgttccgtgtgccggcctcgcattcgcccgttacacacagtgtttgaaagtgtatgctcgacgttaattcgacgtctttcggcgttgaaaacaccacaggcgggcggcctgccccccggacagaattcgggggcagcctgttacctccgctcgatccagttaccgaatacacgaaagaaagctcgcgcgagtgatttgtgtttgctgtgcacatcctgccaggcttaccaacgcgcgtgtgctgagtctctccagcatccaggactgcctgagatgcgtgcaagtggccatcgcgagagtgtggagagtgtttcgtgcgcgtggatgtctgccggtctggcggggaggcagtgtgcctttacttgttatttcacacgctcttctgctagacgatacttctggatgctgaatgcgcggtacgtccagtgcatacgttgggtgagtagtttcgcattccgctaacgatgacggtaataacatcaaccaaagtgttccggacaccaacggatgtgcttgattatactcacggtgatgttttttttttttgctccgtcgcaggaacgcacaggaacggaacatctagccgtcgtttgacgatgtacgaaacaaggatttgggcatcgggtaagagcgcacataccgttcactttcgcaaattcagccaaatactgccacacgttcttaactactgtccgtttgttgcagctcccgatcccgccactcgtccgggaagtggtccgggaatcaatatagtgctggaacgctctcctgaagacaccggtgttgaaacgcggttgaatttttgaccgacccaactgacagaccgttgggagccctatcaagtttccaacattgtccccccaagtgcgccacggttaaatatgtttgttaggcgataataaacacctcaatgcaaaattcgctcttcgtgatgacgcaacctctctttagcgactttataaacccgatcttcgtgatgacacacctctctttcgcgattgtacaaaccgtggcttcacttcccatcttctgtcagttgcttcgtgggtgtgtgtttgtttgtttgtttgtttgcagtttttcactttctctatattctgtattcgactcttgccatgcggttttctactaagctgatacatctaagactgctaatttgtgcgcggttctaacgtaagttccactgctcgtttgtaccgtggcttgcctaacttgactggttcgaaccacttggttcgtcgggtaagtgtgggtaagtattctgctaaccatttcttccagaataaatctgctgaatgctgcgccattcgccacgacgaccggattgtagcagggctatcacagaaaactgccggtggtttgcttccatcagagctcccaaggaggagagtgattagatgttatagggtcagccagttcgtcgttcaggggcacgtaggtaagtggtctcgaattaaggatgagttcgatctccgtgaacgttgacagcattacttcatccgtagggcgcttggtgaacacgaactgattcagtgccttcttcacggaacgtaccaaacgctcccagcagccgccaagctcggtcatcagaacgtcgtgatcaacctcttccaaagcttccttcaactcacgagaggcatgttgctcccgaataatgagatcggttccgtagtctcgccgaggaaggatgatcgggttccgtgaattattccgtgggaacggacaaacattagcatacacaaacaaaaaccatccaaagtcagctccaatcaaacaagtcgtatcgccgaccgccgactgttccctgctcaagacgaacttttcacagtgtagcaacggagaagaaaagccgatgcgatttttgcggatgcgtgcggggaagcgtggaaaaacgacggtacacattggtatggtaagaacttcaagaacagttttccttttcatccacaccaataaaccgggcccggtctgccggagactggcgaagaagcttggataaataaacaacggcacggcacggcacatacacacacacacacacacacacacacacacacacacacacacacacacacacacacacacacacatgtacttttttctatttcacatgtattttttcctatttgtttcgattttttttaacatgtaaatgtcgatggattcgccacattccctggtgtggggtagggcaaacaatacgagctcgcttcaacttttgctgtcttggcgaagcatgagaatttttatggccctctccaagaaaaacctttcaaacaaatggtggtaaactgacctcgatagcgctagacgggtgatcgattcaacgatcgaaaccccaaaaaaccagcaccacagtccccccccccttccgaaacgatcgataaatttcgatcgattttccacaccaacgctgagagacgttttccgaaacattattcaaataaataatatcgctgtgtctggctagtggatcgaaactctacggccagagtcaaagcaatgggaaagcgaacaggcagtaaggtaagagattatcgaccagcacctttcactggtctcctttgccttccgtactcctcccttgggggagtactccccaaatcactcatcgccactggcttatgttttgtggacatgggagcgagaaaaaaagccagcagcagcaatagcgagaggagaaaagaaagagcgaaagaattttaagcgagattttgattattactatgctgcctgcccgagctattcttctgctcgggagatggagtgtatcacggaaccggatttatgcggatgcagaccaataaagcaggtgaaggcgaacgttgaagggaaccgaatcacgaaacagcctcccatttgcaaaggccccaacggaaaccgccccgcggggaaggaggagatccattagactgtgacggcagcggaaggtgaaattgattcttgaaaaactcgaacggaaaccgaatttctttccttcctcgtatttttcaccatccaatctggggccgggtgaacaggaaagggacgcatttggagggagtgaggacaaccggagagaagtttgcgattgcgatccgcttatttttagcccaccactaagaaggttctcccgcaacgacgactgcctgacccgtctggcccgtgccttgccgtgtgtgttcctgttgcctaccgtgtacgcgaatttattacagcgccccgtaaccgtaaggccctggcgtcttttagcaggcgtcgtcgttcttttttttcctgatgagattcttcgggataagttgaagggaagggaaaggatttgctaaggtagggtctgctattagtttcggaagggacagttaggtgaaatttggtgaaagtttcagcgcgattgtggactaaataaatatggtaaaaatacattttgtactgtctggtgatggtgttacaatacgttccattgagagtaaagttttgtggatgaaaaaaaaaactgggaagctttctttgtagacaacaattaatatttcaaaaagtcctgatcatgtgagtatcacaaaagacagtaaatgtcgtggaacactgttttcttcctgcagtaaatattgttactcgtaagagttcgactatttttttcaaatagccagaggaaaatttctagaactagtttttccatcttcataaactacattatcatgttcatccaccttattcacttgatatattgaacctcatgagcaagagtagcaagttcatgccaataattcattcattcaccggtcgagaacgatgagcggttctgtaatttggtggtgatggacgatctttcgaagttcttccgacgtatctttctcggggtcgacgcgtgcaggccacgcattttccggttcccagagaaacggcggtcccctaaaccatcgcccttgtgccgataggtccggcgtcttagcccatttcgtcccatcgtcagccacgttcatcttcgttggtatccagcgccattgactaggatcagtgctttcaagcagctcacctacgcgaaacgccacgaactgattatatcgtctgtggtccgaatgtagccagctgagcacattttggaaagcttttggaaactttcgttttgtttttttttttttatgtggagtttctgttttccagtcgcttaagcataatgtgtggccaaccttttacccgacgtttaatgcgtgcgcgccttttcgcctcgaggacgcgtttatttagaccaacgacgacggtaaactatgtcgtcgcctatgaacatgcacattgtaatattattgtaccggcaccagtgatggcaccgacgtacgcgttgtacaaacaaccagaccacgcccattgccactccttttgccaccgccgccgtcgtttttagtcccccgtgggggtagttgcgaaaaaatcaccaattttcaacactgccgcatagacgcacgcccatacaaagctggccgcgttgatcgggcccttctcaggcggcgagcagtactggcagctgtgcgcgctgtacaagccatcattcccactggcgcaccttttcccagcatcgcgaatcaccggcgtcgttgttagtttcgcctcacagtagtgcgccaaacacgcgcgtacccagcactgcactataaacgcaccgcattcatactggcccggcaacgcggtcgcttctcgcacaatgtctgaatatcgaacggtgcaaggtaatgatttgtacgggtgtaaataaacaaatgatgtgtgtgtgtgtgtgtgtgtgtgtgtgcgtgatgtgtaagttgtgttcgttgcgcagtgctgtctgtccggcactgtgtattgcccaggtgcccatatactgctacgggttaacacagtcaaggaacccgcttctgggtggtggaggttggtgaagtttgtgaagcaattttattcgatccttcgatacaatcgcaaaactgtgtacaattatcagaccaaaccatgtgtgttgtgttgttcacgggcaaagctggtccctggaaagcggaatgggaatgcgaatggaaggaaaccaaagctagctttagatagaaataaaactacatttctatgtaattgaaacagtggccgtgcagtggctatttattgtttattttaaatgcgtaatggtctatcgtaatggtaaagtaatcctccgtaatggccacctcgttctcgttctcgttggtcgttggctatttatgtgccgagcgcatgcgtcgtaccgtggtccaaaatctagccggatctagcacattgagcgggtgctgcgctcgttggtttACCttcgcgctcttcgctcctagcatttagtcattgtccaacagcaaatgtggagccagcaccagaaacagctgttcagcccaccctggcaggcgacagctggcaaaggctaactgccaacatggtagcccgagatgctcgatggtcatacgtaagtaggtcgtaaaggagtccgccaacagtgtccacttccacgatcccacttccaacaaataaatttccggacgggttgtaacgtttgtcttgtacacgagtaaaacgaaacccctgtcacctatgcggtcgagctcgaacacagttcccggtcctttcagttcgaggttctggatgtgtgtcaatttaggtatgtagaggtggcctacacgtaattttgcgcgcttcgaataattgtaagtccagctcgtgtgcatcccatcggtcgacatgtaaaaacgcttcatatcgtccggcataaaaacgaagttcttgtattcccaagcccttaaatctgccactgtgcacggtccgttgtcatctgatgtcacgttgctcactcgcggcagttcgttcagtttattcttcagtccaaacgtcagttgctccaggtgcaacgacgtatcattacgacggtttccgatcttacggctggccattttcgatgaaatatggtgctgagatgagacacagtggaaaaagcgtctgttgcacacttcagcttgctaaataatgttttcaacgcatgcct
The genomic region above belongs to Anopheles stephensi strain Indian unplaced genomic scaffold, UCI_ANSTEP_V1.0 ucontig345, whole genome shotgun sequence and contains:
- the LOC118516595 gene encoding tubulin polyglutamylase complex subunit 2-like, encoding MASRKIGNRRNDTSLHLEQLTFGLKNKLNELPRVSNVTSDDNGPCTVADLRAWEYKNFVFMPDDMKRFYMSTDGMHTSWTYNYSKRAKLRVGHLYIPKLTHIQNLELKGPGTVFELDRIGDRGFVLLVYKTNVTTRPEIYLLEVGSWKWTLLADSFTTYLRMTIEHLGLPCWQLAFASCRLPGWAEQLFLVLAPHLLLDND